Genomic DNA from Dioscorea cayenensis subsp. rotundata cultivar TDr96_F1 chromosome 1, TDr96_F1_v2_PseudoChromosome.rev07_lg8_w22 25.fasta, whole genome shotgun sequence:
AGGTAAAACAGTGACGGGCTGCGCCGATGTCCTGGTTGAAGAGCTCCAACAAGAATGGAGCTGTGCTAGACTTGGTGCTGACGAGCTTCAACTCCTCAGCAAGGAGCTGCGTCAGCGTCCTGGTTGAAGAGCTGCAACAAGAATGGAGTTGCGCTAACGTTGGTGTTGACGAGCTTCAACTCCTCAGAAGGGAGCTGCGCGTGTGTCCTTGTAGAAGGGAGTTGCTCCAGTGTTGGTGATGAGGAATTTCGGCGGCGTTGGTGTTGACGAGCTTCAACTTCTCAGACTTCTCATTCGTTGTCGTTCTCACCTTCGTGCTGATGGAGTACTGAATCCCTCACGTGATGACATGTGAGGGATTTCAATGAACATTCAAAAccttgtatttggttttacggtcTGTTTGACCGTAAACCAAAATCCTTTGTTGTTGGTATTTCAAAATCCCATGACAAAAGAAATCCTTCAAAACAATCACctgattttaaaataataagggatttggagttactaggaactccaaatcccttgaaacaaacaCACTAtaagtaaattttcaaattgatgcaaattgatAAATGTAGCTCTAAATTAGGAAAGAATATTTCTTTGATTAGAATGATTGAAATATTAGCATGggttgaaatgaaaagaaagtcTAAACATTTTGATGGTAAAGCACACACACCACAAAAGGCTGTGACTTTTTCTTTAGAACGCCTTACAAGTGGCAAGGTTTGAATCATTTGTGATGACACATTTTTTTGGAGTATGAATAGTAGTTGTATACGGACTATCCTAGTATCTATATGTGTGCAAGCTCCACCGACCTCCACTTGCTCCACTGAAATTTGTATAAGGCCCTGTTTTTTAAGAGGCCTAGCCGCTcatcttgataaaaaaaaaaaaacacttgactTCCCAAAGTTGCATGGCACATAGGGATGGCAATTTCATCCTAACCTATGGTTTCTAATCCAATCCGCACCGAATGGGgcggttttttatttttattttttgaaaatcgGGGTAGGGTTTGGGCAAGGCGGCTTTGGTTTTACCTTGCCTTGCCCATGGTccactaattatttaatttatttataaatattatatagtataggggataaatgaaaattttctttaaaattttaaaaatcaaagattttatattattgGGGGTAGTTAAATGaagcttttctttaaaatttttttaaaaaattgtattaaaaacacaaaaacggGATGGGCGTCGcatgaagggaaaaaaaaatatgatgagtCATTGGACTGACTATGCTTCAGGCGGGATGGGGTGGTAGAGGCTTGCCCCACCCTATCCCCGGTCCACCACATTGCGGCACCGATGTAAAATTTCAATTGCTAAGAACTTTTTaacgaaaataataataataataataataataataataataataataataataaggttttCTTTATGTGCATATTCTTTTaaattgggtaaattttttggtagGGTACCCAACTATGGTGAATTATCACTATGGGGTccaaactttgatttgtatcaaaatggtgcCTCAGCTTTAATTCTGTTTCACCGGTCAGTCACCCGAAAATTTCTGGCTTGTTTCATCCGACGTGGACGCCGGGAAGTCGATGTCAGCGCTTATTTGCCTCGTCATCTGCGCAGCTGGTGATGCCACGTCATTTTAAGTGTGCCACTTGTGTAACCCTACCCCATGTTAGCACACCAACATTGCCACCAAAGCCTCATCCTCTTCCTTTCACTCTCGACCAAGTTCCATCGAGTTACTCTGGGCCTGCGAGTCTCCATCGAGTTCTACCAGGCTCTGGTGACTTCTACCGGTCTCTATCGACTTCTGTCGGGCTCCGATGAGATCTGCCGGTCTCCATCGACTTCTACTTGATTCATTCGTGAGAAAGAAAGGGACAATGAAGGCAGTATGGGGGATGGAATCTTGTGACAATAGGTTGAGGCGATTGTTGTTGGCAAGCACTGCCCTAAATTGTGTTAATGGTTTTGGATGATGTTATTAATCATTTGTTGTAGATTTATAAAACAATGGCCTTGGTTAGATGaaatcatttgtttaatttgttgtatttatttatttattaatttatttttgtgaatgtaTGCAAACATGCAATTTACCTTCAAGCAtgtaaattttgtatatttttcagTTAGTACTATTTTTCAAGTCATGCCTCATGAATATACATCAgcccaaaaaaaatgaaacacttAAATATGCATTtaagattttttgtttatttgatcacCAAATGGAAACCCTGTAATGAATCTACATTTAAgctattttgtttaattgatgaCCAAATGAAAACCTTACAGTGAATCTGCGTTTAAATTGAATGTGTGAAGTTTGTTTAAATCTGCATATCTAAGTCTAACCTGCCAAAAATATTAATGGTCAGAAGATTTACCAAATGCTCTTCCATTGATCACCAGCTATAACTATTTTCATTCTTACAAAATGGGAATCATTACAGACCTAGATGTTGTTATGAACTAACACAACATAGATGAGAAGATTTACAAAATTAGTAGCGATTACAAAAGTACATCAAAAGCTTTACAAAAATTGGCTCTATAAATTtgggcaaaagaaaaaaattatgttggtTAATCCACATGTGTACCAACAAATGGTTACACAACACAATACTAACACATGGTTACAAAACATCATCACAAAGCGATCGCATTTCCTTCATGGGTTGGTTGAGCTAGCGGAGGAGCCATTTTCACGGTGGTAGCCATGCCCTCTTTCTCTTGACGACACTGTTGCCTACGCCCTACTCccttctttgacatcttttcgGTTTCCTGGGACCTTAGCTTAGGGACAATTGCGGCAGAAATAGGATTTTTAAATGGTGGATTGGCATCAGATGAAGGTCCTTCATTTATCCTTGCTTTTTTAGACCTAATGGTTATCTTTGGTCTTCTCACTGGGGTTTCTCCAGTAGgtaattccacatgggcttttTGGTTAGGTATTGTTGGAACCTGCCAATGTGATGGGAAAAAATTGTTTAAGacttcattttcaaattttatcagattttaagGCATACCCGTGTGACAGGAAGCCCTGACTCATGTTGTTGCTGTCTCATAGAATATTCTACTAAGGGTGTTGCTTCATGAATTGCTTGAACAGGAATTGTAATGAACTGCAATGGTaagcaagaaaattaattaCCTTACCTATTAAATAATGGTGATATTCTCCTAGGCTTCATAGATTAATTAGCTGATAATTAACACATCaacatgaacatcaaaataaatatcaccCAGTTTATCACCTGTGACACCTGATGATCCAATGCTGGTGGTGTTATGTGATATTCTCCCCCTGCTTCTGTATTTGCTTCAGCTCtctcattttcatcaattaGTCTCAAAGCATCATTCTAATAATTTCCATAAGAACATagttagataaataaaaaataccacaCAACTTGCTTACAACATCAGCTCTCTGACATACCATTGCAGTTTGATCATCTGCTGTGATGGATTCACCTTGGCTTGCCTCTCCATGTGTTTGCCCGCCTGAAGCATTTCTATTTCCCTACATTGTGATCATAGATATGTCATTAAATTTGCAaggcatgaaaataaatatttcccTGCAATGTTCTAACTTTAGAACACATAATTAACCACTAACCTTTAGTCCATGATATCTCTTGTTGTGTCCTGTTTCACCACACACACTACATCTCATTTTAACACCTCTCTTGCTAACCTTCCCATTGGTGAAGCCTTGGTTTTCTTCAGCTTCCTTTCTCCTAAGAAGTGTTTTCCTACCTCTTCTTTGGTTCACTGGTTCAGGTGGAATGACAGGACCTTGGTCACTCTTAGGCCATGAATCTTTGTCATGAGTAGGATTTAGTATATTCTTATAGGTGTTCATGAATGTGGTAACCTTGTAACAATTGTCCAGATAATTTTCGGGTGTCTCTTTATTGTAGTATAACACAGATATTGCATGCCCACATGGAATTCCACTCAATTGCCACCTTCTACAAGAGCATGTGCACTGCCTCTTGTCCACCACAAACTGGCCATTAGGCCCTATAACCTGGTATTTGTCCCCTCCTGACCAAGTTGTATTATAAAACCAACTTAACTGTTTAAATTTTTCAAGcttcttcaatatttttggGCAATGTGATGTTGTCACCTTCTTCATTGCATCCCTTCTTTTTTGAATCCTTTTCATTAATTGTGTTCTTATCATCTCGGTCATGGTGATCACTCCCTTTAACCTAGCCTCTAGGATATTACTATTAAAACACTCGCATAAGTTATT
This window encodes:
- the LOC120254285 gene encoding uncharacterized protein LOC120254285, which produces MAGCRHFVFLDGCFLKGVYGGQLLCAVGIDANDCIYPISWAMVSKESKDNWKWFLEILAQDLRITDSRHWAFMSDRQKGLMPAITECFPLSEHRYCVRHIHTNFRKTFRGKALKDQLWACAKATNLHVFEKEMEIMKGMSVGGHDYMKKIEPKHWSRAYFQSKFKCDILLNNLCECFNSNILEARLKGVITMTEMIRTQLMKRIQKRRDAMKKVTTSHCPKILKKLEKFKQLSWFYNTTWSGGDKYQVIGPNGQFVVDKRQCTCSCRRWQLSGIPCGHAISVLYYNKETPENYLDNCYKVTTFMNTYKNILNPTHDKDSWPKSDQGPVIPPEPVNQRRGRKTLLRRKEAEENQGFTNGKVSKRGVKMRCSVCGETGHNKRYHGLKGNRNASGGQTHGEASQGESITADDQTAMNDALRLIDENERAEANTEAGGEYHITPPALDHQVSQFITIPVQAIHEATPLVEYSMRQQQHESGLPVTRVPTIPNQKAHVELPTGETPVRRPKITIRSKKARINEGPSSDANPPFKNPISAAIVPKLRSQETEKMSKKGVGRRQQCRQEKEGMATTVKMAPPLAQPTHEGNAIAL